Proteins from a single region of Natrinema amylolyticum:
- a CDS encoding alpha-N-arabinofuranosidase has protein sequence MANARITVHTAADIDRIEPEVHGHFSEHLGRCVYEGLWTSDSTDEDGYREEVVSLLSDLEIPVLRWPGGCFADDYHWEDGIGPQEDRPRRRNLFWAQGPEELPEESNAFGTDEFLELCERIGTEPYLAANVGSGDPQEATDWVEYCNYDGDTELADRRRENGREEPYGVKYWGLGNENWGCGGQMTPEQYAREYRRYATYVGTMDNLMLDHELELIACGFEGHEWNRRFMEEIASEAWGAEFPLDHLTLHHYYGRTMNVSEADEDQYDQLLVEALEMEDHIERIAAAINAVATTRDIGVIIDEWGTWHPEATADNGLEQPGTVLDALSAAAVLDIFNHHSDVVTMSNIAQTVNVLQCLVETDEDDAWARPTYRVFDLYAPHKGSEAVQTSVEAPSRELADDAEDRELPLVGASASVDDDETYVTVTNLDCRETQTIDVTLEGIDLESSSIEAELLFADQDPDLEVDADNADEFTAEELDVSVDSGSLIAELPASTVAGISIE, from the coding sequence GAAGACGGGTACCGAGAGGAGGTCGTCTCGCTCCTGTCCGACCTTGAGATTCCCGTTCTCCGCTGGCCCGGCGGCTGTTTCGCCGACGACTACCACTGGGAAGACGGCATCGGTCCACAGGAGGACCGACCGCGACGCCGGAACCTCTTCTGGGCGCAGGGCCCGGAGGAGCTCCCCGAGGAGTCCAACGCCTTCGGTACCGACGAGTTCCTGGAACTCTGTGAGCGAATCGGTACGGAGCCGTATCTCGCGGCCAACGTCGGCTCGGGCGACCCACAGGAGGCTACCGACTGGGTCGAGTACTGCAACTACGACGGCGACACCGAACTCGCCGACCGACGACGCGAGAACGGCCGAGAGGAGCCCTACGGCGTTAAGTACTGGGGACTCGGCAACGAGAACTGGGGCTGTGGCGGCCAGATGACCCCCGAGCAGTACGCCCGCGAGTACCGGCGGTACGCGACCTACGTCGGGACCATGGACAACCTGATGCTCGATCACGAACTCGAGCTCATCGCCTGTGGCTTCGAGGGCCACGAGTGGAACCGACGATTCATGGAGGAGATCGCGAGCGAGGCCTGGGGCGCGGAGTTCCCGCTCGACCACCTCACGCTGCACCACTACTACGGGCGGACGATGAACGTCTCCGAGGCCGACGAGGACCAGTACGACCAGCTCCTCGTCGAGGCCCTCGAGATGGAAGACCACATCGAGCGAATCGCCGCGGCGATCAACGCGGTGGCGACGACCCGCGACATCGGCGTCATCATCGACGAGTGGGGCACCTGGCATCCCGAAGCGACGGCCGACAACGGGCTCGAACAGCCGGGGACCGTCCTCGACGCGCTCTCGGCAGCGGCCGTCCTCGACATCTTCAACCACCACAGCGACGTTGTCACGATGTCGAACATCGCACAGACGGTCAACGTCCTGCAGTGTCTCGTCGAGACCGACGAGGACGACGCCTGGGCGCGTCCGACCTACCGCGTCTTCGACCTGTACGCACCCCACAAGGGTAGCGAGGCCGTGCAGACGTCGGTCGAGGCCCCGTCGCGCGAACTCGCCGACGACGCCGAGGACCGCGAACTGCCCCTCGTCGGCGCGTCCGCATCGGTCGACGACGACGAGACCTACGTCACCGTTACGAACCTCGACTGCCGCGAGACCCAGACGATCGACGTCACCCTCGAGGGAATCGACCTCGAGTCCTCGTCCATCGAGGCCGAGCTGCTGTTCGCGGACCAGGATCCCGACCTGGAAGTCGACGCCGACAACGCCGACGAGTTCACCGCCGAGGAACTCGACGTGTCGGTCGACAGCGGTTCCCTGATCGCCGAGCTGCCGGCGTCGACGGTGGCCGGAATCTCGATCGAATAA
- a CDS encoding universal stress protein yields the protein MDNALVVIDDTDAHRELLAEAGRLAHDTGATLTVLAWITPDQVDKTADNLEVIEQMEGTSYSEPDSTSTAEQFAQRFAEDVFDSFDESIEFTTEGIVVDESDRADAVIATAAELGCDHLFVVGRRRSPTGKALFGDFAQHILLNFDGTVTLKMD from the coding sequence ATGGATAACGCACTCGTCGTCATCGACGACACGGACGCCCACCGAGAACTGCTCGCGGAAGCCGGCCGACTCGCTCACGACACTGGCGCGACGCTGACCGTGCTCGCGTGGATCACGCCGGATCAGGTCGACAAGACGGCCGATAACTTGGAAGTGATCGAGCAGATGGAGGGGACATCGTACAGCGAACCCGATTCGACCTCCACTGCGGAGCAGTTCGCACAACGGTTCGCTGAAGACGTGTTCGACTCGTTCGATGAGTCGATCGAGTTCACCACCGAGGGAATCGTCGTCGACGAGAGCGACCGCGCCGACGCGGTCATCGCTACCGCGGCGGAACTCGGCTGTGACCATCTCTTCGTCGTCGGTCGACGGCGCTCGCCGACCGGGAAGGCGCTGTTCGGTGACTTCGCCCAGCACATCCTCCTCAACTTCGACGGCACCGTGACGCTCAAAATGGACTGA